A region from the Rufibacter sp. DG15C genome encodes:
- a CDS encoding recombinase family protein yields the protein MIEPVEAKIPVLVFCRVSSDSQSYSYQLDELQQFCTANNYEIVETIANNISGRTGNKRPDLDHLFKQSKVGRFKKVIVTSVERLGRDAKMIRRTIDFLHEHKISVVFKNQNFESLDYNGEETFVTNILISVYAELSMEDNKQRSAKIKSGLAHAVKKGKIIGRPKGWKKENDVLLKEYAKLVRDLNQGLSLNQCAKLHGIAKNTIIKVKRAMSLD from the coding sequence ATGATTGAACCAGTTGAAGCCAAGATTCCCGTTTTAGTTTTTTGCCGTGTCTCTTCAGACTCGCAATCATACTCTTATCAGCTTGACGAGCTTCAGCAGTTTTGCACCGCCAACAACTATGAGATAGTTGAAACCATAGCGAACAACATATCGGGAAGAACAGGAAACAAGCGGCCAGACCTGGACCATTTATTCAAACAAAGTAAGGTTGGTAGATTTAAGAAGGTTATTGTGACTTCAGTTGAGAGACTGGGCAGGGATGCCAAGATGATTCGCAGGACAATCGATTTTCTACATGAGCATAAGATATCTGTAGTTTTCAAGAACCAGAATTTTGAGAGCCTTGATTACAACGGAGAAGAGACTTTCGTGACCAACATTCTCATCTCGGTCTATGCCGAGTTAAGCATGGAGGACAACAAACAACGGTCTGCCAAAATCAAGAGCGGCCTGGCGCATGCGGTCAAGAAAGGAAAAATCATTGGAAGGCCCAAAGGATGGAAAAAGGAGAATGATGTACTGTTGAAAGAGTATGCGAAGCTTGTCAGGGATTTGAATCAAGGTCTTTCCTTAAACCAGTGCGCCAAGTTGCACGGGATAGCAAAGAATACCATAATCAAAGTAAAAAGGGCAATGAGTCTGGACTGA